Proteins encoded in a region of the Paucibacter sediminis genome:
- a CDS encoding 2-oxoglutarate dehydrogenase E1 component — translation MMQQYRSNSYLFGGNAPYVEEMYEAYLDNPGSVPDNWRAYFDALQHVPATDGSDARDVAHAPVIESFAQRAKANAFGNKASSSDLAVARKQVHVQSLIAAYRFLGSRWADLDPLQRTERPRIPELEPSFYDLTESDMDISFSATNTYFSKAESMTLREIVQALRETYCGSVGAEYMHITDPAEKRWWQERLESIRSKPSFTPEKKKHILDRLTAAEGLERYLHTKYVGQKRFSLEGGESFIASMDELVQRGGEKGVQEIVIGMAHRGRLNVLVNTLGKMPKDLFAEFEHKAPEDLPAGDVKYHQGFSSDVTSPGGPVHLSLAFNPSHLEIVNPVVEGSVKARMDRRGDKEGAQVLPVLVHGDAAFAGQGVVMETLALAQTRGYYTGGTVHLVINNQIGFTTSDPRDTRSTLYCSDVVKMIEAPVLHVNGDDPEAVVLCTQLALEYRQQFKKDVVVDIICFRKLGHNEQDTPALTQPLMYKKIAQHPGTRKLYGDKLIAQGVLPADGPDNMSKAFRAAMDEGRHTIDPVLTNFKSKYATDWSPYLGKKWTDSCDTALPVAEFKRLAEKITTVPNTFKVHPLVEKVIADRAAMGRGEINVDWGMGEHMAFASLVASGYPVRLSGEDCGRGTFVHRHAVLHDQNREKWDIGTYVPLQNVAEGQAPFVVIDSLLSEEAVLGFEYGYASADPVTLTIWEAQFGDFVNGAQVVIDQFIASGEVKWGRSNGLTLMLPHGYEGQGPEHSSARLERFMQLAADNNMQVVQPTSASQIFHLLRRQQLRMFRKPLIIMTPKSLLRNKDATSPLSEFTKGEFKTVIGERDATIAADKVKRVIACSGKVYYDLVKARAEKKASDVAIIRVEQLYPFPHKAFAAEMKKYPGVSEIVWCQDEPQNQGSWFFVQHYVHENMVDGQKLGYAGRPASASPAVGYAHLHQEQQKALLDQAFGKLKGFILTK, via the coding sequence ATGATGCAGCAATACAGGTCGAATTCGTACCTGTTCGGGGGCAATGCGCCCTACGTCGAAGAGATGTACGAGGCCTACCTCGACAACCCGGGCTCCGTGCCTGACAACTGGCGCGCCTACTTCGACGCCCTCCAGCATGTGCCTGCCACCGATGGCAGCGACGCACGCGACGTGGCCCATGCGCCCGTGATCGAATCCTTTGCCCAGCGTGCCAAGGCCAATGCCTTCGGCAACAAGGCCTCCAGCAGCGACCTCGCCGTGGCCCGCAAGCAGGTGCATGTGCAGTCGCTGATTGCCGCCTACCGCTTCCTGGGCTCGCGCTGGGCCGACCTGGATCCGCTGCAGCGCACCGAGCGCCCGCGCATCCCGGAGCTGGAACCCTCGTTCTACGACCTGACCGAGTCCGATATGGACATCTCGTTCAGCGCCACGAACACCTATTTCTCCAAGGCCGAGAGCATGACCCTGCGCGAGATCGTGCAGGCCTTGCGCGAGACCTATTGCGGCTCGGTCGGTGCCGAGTACATGCACATCACCGATCCGGCCGAGAAGCGCTGGTGGCAGGAGCGGTTGGAATCGATCCGCTCCAAGCCCAGCTTCACGCCCGAGAAGAAGAAGCACATCCTCGATCGCCTGACCGCGGCCGAAGGCCTGGAGCGCTACCTCCACACCAAGTACGTGGGCCAGAAGCGCTTCTCGCTGGAAGGTGGCGAGAGCTTCATCGCCTCGATGGACGAACTGGTGCAGCGCGGCGGCGAAAAGGGGGTGCAGGAGATCGTCATCGGCATGGCCCACCGCGGCCGCCTGAACGTGCTGGTGAACACGCTGGGCAAGATGCCCAAGGACCTGTTCGCCGAGTTCGAGCACAAGGCCCCCGAAGATCTGCCCGCCGGTGACGTCAAGTACCACCAGGGCTTTTCCAGCGACGTCACCAGCCCCGGCGGCCCGGTGCACCTCTCGCTCGCCTTCAACCCCTCGCACCTGGAAATCGTGAATCCGGTGGTCGAAGGTTCGGTGAAGGCCCGCATGGACCGCCGCGGCGACAAGGAAGGCGCGCAAGTGCTGCCCGTGCTGGTGCATGGCGACGCCGCCTTTGCCGGCCAGGGCGTGGTGATGGAAACGCTGGCGCTGGCCCAGACCCGCGGCTACTACACCGGCGGCACGGTGCATCTGGTCATCAACAACCAGATCGGCTTCACCACCAGCGACCCGCGCGACACCCGTTCCACGCTGTACTGCTCCGACGTCGTCAAGATGATCGAGGCGCCGGTGCTGCACGTGAATGGCGATGATCCGGAAGCCGTGGTGCTGTGCACCCAGCTGGCGCTGGAATACCGCCAGCAGTTCAAGAAGGACGTGGTGGTCGACATCATCTGCTTCCGCAAGCTGGGCCACAACGAGCAGGACACGCCGGCGCTGACCCAGCCGCTGATGTACAAGAAGATCGCCCAGCATCCGGGCACCCGCAAGCTCTATGGCGACAAGCTGATCGCCCAGGGCGTGCTGCCCGCCGATGGCCCGGACAATATGTCCAAGGCCTTCCGCGCCGCCATGGACGAGGGCCGTCACACCATCGATCCGGTGCTGACCAACTTCAAGAGCAAGTACGCCACCGACTGGTCGCCCTACCTCGGCAAGAAGTGGACCGACTCCTGCGACACCGCGCTGCCGGTGGCCGAGTTCAAGCGCCTGGCCGAGAAGATCACCACCGTCCCCAACACCTTCAAGGTGCACCCGTTGGTGGAGAAGGTCATCGCCGACCGCGCCGCGATGGGCCGTGGCGAGATCAATGTGGACTGGGGCATGGGCGAGCACATGGCCTTCGCCTCGCTGGTGGCTTCGGGCTATCCGGTGCGCCTGTCGGGCGAGGACTGCGGCCGCGGCACCTTCGTGCACCGCCATGCCGTGCTGCACGACCAGAACCGCGAGAAGTGGGACATCGGCACCTATGTGCCGCTGCAGAACGTGGCCGAGGGCCAGGCGCCCTTCGTCGTGATCGACTCGCTGCTGTCGGAAGAGGCCGTGCTGGGCTTCGAGTACGGCTACGCCTCGGCCGATCCGGTGACGCTGACGATCTGGGAAGCCCAGTTCGGCGACTTCGTCAACGGCGCGCAGGTGGTGATCGACCAGTTCATCGCCTCCGGCGAAGTGAAGTGGGGCCGCTCCAACGGCCTGACCCTGATGCTGCCGCACGGCTACGAGGGCCAGGGCCCCGAGCACAGCTCGGCGCGCCTGGAGCGCTTCATGCAGCTGGCTGCCGACAACAATATGCAGGTGGTGCAGCCGACCTCGGCCTCGCAGATCTTCCACCTGCTGCGTCGCCAGCAGCTGCGCATGTTCCGCAAGCCGCTCATCATCATGACGCCCAAGTCGCTGCTGCGTAACAAGGACGCTACCTCGCCGCTGTCCGAATTCACCAAGGGTGAGTTCAAGACCGTGATCGGTGAGCGCGATGCCACGATTGCCGCGGACAAGGTCAAGCGCGTGATCGCCTGCTCGGGCAAGGTCTATTACGACCTGGTGAAGGCGCGTGCCGAGAAGAAGGCCAGCGACGTGGCCATCATCCGCGTCGAGCAGCTCTATCCCTTCCCGCACAAGGCCTTCGCCGCCGAGATGAAGAAGTACCCCGGCGTGAGCGAGATCGTGTGGTGCCAGGACGAGCCGCAGAACCAGGGCTCCTGGTTCTTCGTGCAGCACTATGTGCACGAAAACATGGTGGATGGCCAGAAGCTCGGCTACGCCGGCCGCCCCGCCTCGGCCTCACCGGCCGTGGGCTATGCCCACCTGCACCAGGAGCAGCAGAAGGCGCTGCTGGACCAGGCCTTCGGCAAGCTCAAGGGCTTCATCCTGACCAAGTAA
- a CDS encoding isopenicillin N synthase family dioxygenase has product MQVRVVDYRAADAAEQFTRSLHETGFGVLVNHPIPQALVEKIYADWLAFFNGEDKHGFAFSKETQDGYFSTAISETAKGATQKDIKEYFHIYPWGRIPERLRADAMRYYEVANGLAAELLSWVERHTPPEIAKSYSEPLSNMIKDSTHTLLRVLRYPPLTGQEPAGSLRAAAHGDINLLTILPAANEPGLQVQDMSGNWVDVPCDFGMLIINIGDMLQEASQGYYPSTQHRVVNPTGEGATKSRVSLPLFLHPRNDVVLSERYTAHSYLEERLRELGVKT; this is encoded by the coding sequence ATGCAAGTTCGAGTCGTCGATTACCGTGCCGCGGATGCGGCCGAGCAATTCACCCGCTCCCTGCACGAAACCGGCTTCGGTGTGCTGGTCAACCACCCGATACCGCAGGCCCTGGTGGAGAAGATCTACGCCGACTGGCTAGCCTTCTTCAACGGCGAGGATAAGCATGGCTTCGCGTTCTCCAAGGAGACCCAGGACGGCTACTTCTCCACCGCCATCTCCGAGACCGCCAAGGGCGCGACGCAGAAGGACATCAAGGAGTACTTCCACATCTATCCCTGGGGCCGCATTCCCGAGCGCCTGCGCGCCGATGCGATGCGCTACTACGAGGTGGCGAACGGCCTGGCGGCCGAGCTGCTGTCCTGGGTCGAGCGCCACACGCCGCCGGAGATCGCCAAGAGCTACAGCGAGCCGCTCTCCAACATGATCAAGGACAGCACCCACACCCTGCTGCGCGTGCTGCGCTACCCACCCCTCACCGGCCAGGAGCCCGCCGGCTCGCTGCGCGCCGCGGCCCATGGCGACATCAATCTGCTGACCATCCTGCCGGCCGCCAACGAGCCCGGCCTGCAGGTGCAGGACATGAGCGGCAACTGGGTGGACGTGCCCTGCGATTTCGGCATGCTCATCATCAACATCGGCGACATGCTGCAGGAGGCCTCGCAGGGCTATTACCCCTCCACCCAGCATCGCGTGGTCAACCCCACGGGCGAAGGCGCCACCAAGAGCCGTGTCTCGCTGCCGCTGTTCCTGCACCCGCGCAACGACGTGGTGCTGTCGGAGCGCTACACCGCGCATAGCTATCTGGAGGAGCGGCTGCGCGAGTTGGGTGTCAAGACCTGA
- a CDS encoding ABC transporter substrate-binding protein: MISKPLRLAALSLALSWATLGPAASLRWAAQNDILTLDPHSQNHATTLAVLMHAYEGLTRYNANHEVEPALATKWSYISPTQVRFELRRGVKFHDGTPFTADDVVFTFGRIRQPQGTMQIYVAGIKEIKKVDDYTVDLMLEGPNPILLRNIVDFRIMSKAWAEKNKSTNVQDYKAKEDNYASRNVMGTGPYKITAWQPDQKISMLANPDWWDAKRASNVTELSYLPIKSDPTRVAALLSGDVDLLTDLPTQDVARLKADPKLKVVEGPEVRTIFLAMDQGSDELKGSNIKGKNPFKDKRVREALSLAVDREAIKRATMRGLSIPAGIMVAPGVNGNTPDIDVPLKHDVERAKKLLAEAGYGSGMELQLNCPNNRYVNDEEICQAVAAMWARVGVKANLLAAPMAQHSLTFQRFEAPLYMLGWGVATYDAQFTLQAIAHTKTTGADGNFNFAKLSDAKLDQLIDAMKTETDVPKRNAMIREALLRVRDEHFFIPLHHQMRPWAMKANVETLHRSDDRPEARFTNIK, from the coding sequence ATGATTAGCAAGCCCCTCAGACTCGCGGCCCTGTCCCTGGCCCTGAGCTGGGCCACGCTCGGCCCCGCCGCCAGCCTGCGCTGGGCCGCGCAGAACGACATCCTCACGCTGGACCCGCATTCGCAGAACCATGCCACCACCCTGGCCGTGCTGATGCATGCCTACGAGGGTCTGACGCGCTACAACGCCAACCATGAGGTGGAACCGGCACTGGCCACCAAGTGGAGCTACATCTCGCCCACCCAGGTGCGCTTCGAGCTGCGCCGCGGCGTCAAGTTCCACGACGGCACGCCGTTCACGGCCGATGACGTGGTGTTCACCTTCGGCCGCATCCGCCAGCCCCAGGGCACCATGCAGATCTACGTGGCCGGCATCAAGGAGATCAAGAAGGTCGACGACTACACCGTGGATCTGATGCTCGAAGGCCCCAACCCCATCCTGCTGCGCAACATCGTCGACTTCCGCATCATGAGCAAGGCCTGGGCCGAGAAGAACAAGTCCACCAATGTGCAGGACTACAAGGCCAAGGAAGACAACTACGCCTCGCGCAATGTGATGGGCACGGGGCCTTACAAGATCACGGCCTGGCAGCCGGATCAGAAGATCAGCATGCTGGCCAACCCCGACTGGTGGGATGCCAAGCGCGCCAGCAACGTCACCGAGCTGAGCTACCTGCCCATCAAGTCCGACCCCACCCGCGTGGCCGCCCTGCTGTCGGGGGACGTGGACCTGCTCACCGACCTGCCGACGCAGGACGTGGCGCGGCTCAAGGCCGACCCCAAGCTCAAGGTCGTCGAGGGCCCCGAGGTGCGCACCATCTTTCTGGCCATGGACCAGGGCAGCGATGAACTCAAGGGCTCGAACATCAAGGGCAAGAACCCCTTCAAGGACAAGCGCGTGCGCGAGGCGCTGAGCCTGGCGGTGGACCGCGAGGCGATCAAGCGCGCCACCATGCGCGGGCTGTCGATTCCGGCCGGCATCATGGTGGCGCCGGGCGTGAACGGCAACACGCCGGATATCGACGTGCCGCTCAAGCACGATGTCGAGCGCGCCAAGAAGCTGCTGGCCGAGGCCGGCTATGGCTCAGGCATGGAGCTGCAACTGAACTGCCCCAACAACCGCTACGTCAACGATGAGGAGATCTGCCAGGCGGTGGCGGCGATGTGGGCGCGCGTGGGCGTGAAGGCGAATCTGCTGGCGGCCCCGATGGCCCAGCACAGCCTGACGTTCCAGCGCTTCGAGGCGCCGCTCTACATGCTGGGCTGGGGCGTGGCGACCTATGACGCGCAGTTCACGCTGCAGGCCATCGCGCACACCAAGACCACGGGCGCCGACGGCAACTTCAACTTCGCCAAGCTCAGCGACGCCAAGCTGGACCAGCTGATCGACGCGATGAAGACCGAGACCGACGTGCCCAAGCGCAACGCCATGATCCGCGAGGCCTTGCTGCGCGTGCGCGACGAGCATTTCTTCATCCCCCTGCACCACCAGATGCGCCCCTGGGCGATGAAGGCAAACGTCGAGACCCTGCACCGGTCGGACGACCGGCCAGAGGCTCGCTTCACCAATATCAAATAG
- a CDS encoding NAD(P)H-dependent flavin oxidoreductase has translation MSVLPPVLQNLPLPIIGSPLFIISNPKLVIAQCKAGVVGSMPALNARPAEVLDEWLNEITTELAAYNKANPDKPAAPFAINQIVHKSNDRLEHDMALCAKYKVPIIITSLGAREDVNAAVHAWGGVVLHDIINNKFAKKAIEKGADGLIAVAAGAGGHAGVKSPFALIQEIRAWFDGPVALSGSIASGDAVLAAQAMGADFAYIGSAFIATEEARAAEAYKQMIVQSSSDDIVYSNLFTGVHGNYLRGSIVNAGMDPDALPESDPSKMNFGGDAKKAWKDIWGCGQGIGAINEVVPARVLVERLGREYQAARQRLAI, from the coding sequence ATGAGCGTGTTGCCTCCCGTGCTGCAAAACCTGCCCCTGCCCATCATCGGTTCGCCGCTCTTCATCATCAGCAATCCCAAGTTGGTGATCGCGCAGTGCAAGGCCGGTGTGGTGGGGTCGATGCCCGCCCTGAACGCGCGCCCGGCCGAAGTGTTGGACGAGTGGCTCAATGAGATCACCACCGAGCTGGCGGCCTACAACAAGGCCAATCCCGACAAGCCGGCCGCGCCCTTTGCGATCAACCAGATCGTGCACAAGAGCAATGACCGGCTGGAGCACGACATGGCGCTGTGCGCCAAGTACAAGGTGCCCATCATCATCACCTCGCTGGGCGCGCGCGAGGACGTCAATGCCGCCGTGCATGCCTGGGGTGGCGTGGTGCTGCACGACATCATCAACAACAAGTTCGCCAAGAAGGCGATCGAGAAGGGCGCCGATGGCCTGATCGCGGTGGCGGCCGGTGCCGGCGGCCATGCGGGGGTGAAGAGCCCCTTCGCCTTGATCCAGGAAATCCGTGCCTGGTTCGACGGCCCGGTGGCGCTCTCGGGCTCCATCGCGAGTGGCGATGCGGTGCTGGCTGCCCAGGCCATGGGCGCCGACTTCGCCTACATCGGCTCGGCCTTCATCGCCACCGAGGAGGCGCGTGCGGCCGAGGCCTACAAGCAGATGATCGTGCAGAGCAGCAGCGACGACATCGTCTACAGCAATCTCTTCACTGGCGTGCACGGCAACTATCTGCGCGGCTCCATCGTCAACGCCGGCATGGACCCGGATGCCTTGCCGGAGTCGGACCCCAGCAAGATGAACTTCGGCGGCGATGCCAAGAAAGCCTGGAAGGACATCTGGGGTTGCGGCCAGGGCATTGGCGCGATCAACGAGGTGGTGCCGGCGCGCGTGCTGGTGGAGCGCCTGGGCAGGGAGTACCAGGCGGCCCGCCAGCGCCTGGCTATTTGA
- a CDS encoding acyl-CoA dehydrogenase, with product MTYRAPVKDMLFNMKELAGLESLTAIPQFADYGIDTAQAVLEECAKLNEDVIAPLNFEGDKNPSYWKDGQVFTTPGFKQAFKQFAEGGWQGLQHPPEFGGQGLPKTIGAACGEMINSANMSFALCPLLTDGAIEALLTAGSDEQRATYIPKLIDGSWTGTMNLTEPQAGSDLALVRTRAEPQPDGSYKIFGTKIFITYGEHDMSENIVHLVLARVQGAPEGVKGISLFIVPKFMVNADGSLGARNDAHCVSIEHKMGIKASPTAVLQFGDHGGAIGYLVGQENRGLEYMFIMMNAARFGVGVQGIAVAERAYQKAVSYARDRVQSRPVDGSVAGSAAIIHHPDVRRMLMTMRSLTEGCRAMSLVAAAAYDAAHHHPDAETRKQNQAFYEFMVPLVKGYSTEMSLEVTDLGVQVHGGMGFIEETGAAQYYRDAKILTIYEGTTAIQANDLVGRKTLRDGGQMVKAVAAQLAATEAELATRSSAAAAAMRKRLAQGREALVASAEFIAGQGKASMNAAFAGSVPYLMLAGNVVAGWQLARALMVAEDKLAAGEDSAFMTAKIATARFYAEHILTRAGGLRDAIVEGADSVTALALDSF from the coding sequence ATGACTTACCGCGCCCCCGTCAAGGACATGCTCTTCAACATGAAGGAGCTGGCCGGCCTGGAGTCCCTCACCGCCATTCCCCAGTTCGCCGATTACGGTATCGATACCGCCCAGGCGGTGCTGGAAGAATGCGCCAAACTTAACGAGGACGTGATCGCCCCGCTGAACTTCGAAGGCGACAAGAACCCCAGCTACTGGAAGGACGGCCAGGTGTTCACCACGCCCGGCTTCAAGCAAGCCTTCAAGCAGTTCGCCGAGGGCGGCTGGCAGGGCCTGCAGCACCCGCCGGAGTTCGGCGGCCAGGGCCTGCCCAAGACGATTGGCGCGGCCTGCGGCGAAATGATCAACAGCGCGAACATGAGCTTTGCACTCTGCCCGCTGCTGACCGATGGCGCCATCGAGGCCTTGCTGACGGCAGGCAGCGACGAACAGCGCGCCACCTACATCCCCAAGCTGATCGATGGCAGCTGGACCGGCACCATGAATCTGACCGAGCCGCAGGCGGGGTCAGATCTTGCGCTGGTGCGCACGCGCGCCGAGCCGCAGCCCGATGGCAGCTACAAGATCTTCGGCACCAAGATCTTCATCACCTATGGCGAGCACGATATGTCCGAGAACATCGTGCATCTGGTGCTGGCCCGCGTGCAGGGCGCGCCCGAGGGTGTGAAGGGCATCAGCCTCTTCATCGTGCCCAAGTTCATGGTGAACGCCGACGGCTCGCTGGGCGCGCGCAATGACGCGCACTGCGTCTCCATCGAGCACAAGATGGGCATCAAGGCCAGCCCCACCGCGGTGCTGCAGTTTGGCGACCATGGCGGCGCCATCGGCTATCTGGTGGGCCAGGAGAACCGCGGCCTCGAGTACATGTTCATCATGATGAACGCGGCCCGCTTCGGCGTCGGCGTGCAGGGCATCGCGGTGGCCGAGCGGGCCTACCAGAAGGCGGTGAGCTATGCGCGCGACCGCGTGCAGTCGCGTCCGGTGGACGGTTCGGTGGCCGGCAGTGCCGCCATCATCCACCACCCCGACGTGCGCCGCATGCTGATGACGATGCGCTCGCTCACCGAGGGCTGCCGTGCGATGAGCCTGGTGGCCGCGGCCGCCTACGATGCCGCGCACCACCATCCGGACGCCGAGACGCGCAAGCAGAACCAGGCCTTCTACGAGTTCATGGTGCCGCTGGTGAAGGGCTACAGCACCGAGATGAGCCTGGAGGTCACGGACCTGGGCGTGCAGGTGCATGGCGGCATGGGTTTCATCGAGGAGACCGGCGCGGCCCAGTACTACCGCGACGCCAAGATCCTCACCATCTACGAGGGCACCACCGCCATCCAGGCGAACGACCTGGTGGGTCGCAAGACCCTGCGCGATGGCGGGCAGATGGTCAAGGCGGTGGCCGCGCAACTCGCCGCCACCGAGGCCGAACTGGCCACGCGCTCGAGCGCCGCGGCCGCGGCGATGCGCAAGCGCCTGGCGCAGGGCCGCGAGGCGCTGGTGGCCTCGGCCGAATTCATCGCCGGCCAGGGCAAGGCCAGCATGAATGCGGCCTTCGCCGGCTCGGTGCCCTATCTGATGCTGGCGGGCAATGTGGTGGCCGGCTGGCAGCTGGCGCGTGCGCTCATGGTGGCCGAAGACAAGCTCGCCGCCGGCGAGGACAGCGCCTTCATGACGGCCAAGATCGCCACCGCGCGCTTCTACGCCGAGCACATCCTCACGCGTGCCGGCGGCCTGCGCGATGCCATCGTGGAGGGCGCCGACAGCGTCACCGCGCTGGCGCTGGACTCGTTCTGA
- a CDS encoding electron transfer flavoprotein subunit alpha/FixB family protein codes for MTALVIAEHDNAHIKGATLNTVTAALATGAEVHVLVAGHNAGAAAAAAAQIAGVAKVLHADAAHLADGLAENLAAQVLAVAAGHSHILFPATASGKNVAPRVAALLDVAQLSDVTKVISADTFERPIYAGNAIATVQSADATKVLTVRTTGFDAAAASGGSAAVETVAAAADSGKSSFVGREVTKSDRPELTAAKIIVSGGRALGSSDKFNEVLTPLADKLGAALGASRAAVDAGYAPNDWQVGQTGKIVAPQLYIACGISGAIQHLAGMKDSKVIVAINKDAEAPIFSVADYGLEADLFTAVPELVAAL; via the coding sequence ATGACTGCTCTGGTAATTGCTGAACACGACAACGCCCACATCAAGGGCGCCACGCTCAACACCGTGACCGCCGCGCTGGCCACGGGCGCCGAGGTGCATGTGCTGGTGGCCGGCCACAACGCCGGTGCCGCTGCTGCCGCTGCCGCGCAGATCGCCGGCGTCGCCAAGGTGCTGCACGCCGACGCTGCGCATCTGGCCGATGGCCTGGCCGAGAACCTGGCCGCGCAAGTGCTGGCCGTGGCTGCCGGCCACAGCCACATCCTGTTCCCCGCCACCGCCTCGGGCAAGAACGTGGCGCCGCGCGTCGCTGCCTTGCTGGACGTGGCGCAACTCAGCGACGTGACCAAGGTCATCAGCGCCGACACCTTCGAGCGCCCGATCTACGCCGGCAACGCCATCGCCACCGTGCAATCCGCTGACGCCACCAAGGTGCTGACGGTGCGCACCACCGGCTTTGACGCCGCCGCCGCCAGCGGTGGCAGCGCCGCCGTCGAAACGGTTGCCGCCGCCGCCGACAGCGGCAAGAGCTCGTTCGTCGGCCGCGAGGTCACCAAGAGCGATCGCCCCGAGCTGACCGCCGCCAAGATCATCGTCTCCGGCGGCCGTGCCCTGGGCTCCAGCGACAAGTTCAATGAGGTGCTGACCCCCTTGGCCGACAAGCTGGGTGCCGCCCTGGGCGCCTCGCGCGCCGCGGTGGATGCCGGCTATGCGCCCAACGACTGGCAAGTCGGCCAGACCGGCAAGATCGTCGCGCCCCAGCTCTACATCGCCTGCGGCATCAGCGGCGCGATCCAGCATCTGGCCGGCATGAAGGACTCCAAGGTGATCGTCGCGATCAACAAGGATGCCGAGGCACCGATCTTCTCGGTGGCCGACTACGGGCTCGAGGCCGACCTGTTCACGGCCGTGCCCGAACTCGTCGCCGCGCTCTGA
- a CDS encoding electron transfer flavoprotein subunit beta/FixA family protein: protein MKVLVPVKRVVDYNVKVRVKSDGTGVDIANVKMSMNPFDEIAVEEAVRLKEKGVVTEVIAVSCGVTQCQETLRTAMAIGADRAILVETDAELQPLAVAKILKALVDKEQPQLVILGKQAIDDDCNQTGQMLAALTGMPQGTFASKVEVADGKVAVTREVDGGLETVSLTLPAVVTSDLRLNEPRYVTLPNIMKAKKKQLDVVKPADLGVDVAPRIKTLKVEEPPKRSAGIKVPDVATLVNKLKNEAKVI, encoded by the coding sequence ATGAAGGTATTGGTTCCCGTCAAACGAGTCGTCGACTACAACGTCAAGGTGCGCGTCAAGAGCGACGGCACCGGCGTGGATATCGCCAACGTCAAGATGTCCATGAACCCCTTTGACGAAATCGCCGTCGAAGAGGCCGTGCGCCTGAAGGAAAAGGGCGTGGTCACCGAGGTGATCGCCGTCTCCTGCGGTGTCACCCAATGCCAGGAAACCCTGCGCACCGCGATGGCCATCGGCGCCGATCGCGCCATCCTGGTCGAGACCGATGCCGAGCTGCAGCCCCTGGCCGTGGCCAAGATTCTCAAGGCCCTGGTCGACAAGGAGCAGCCTCAGCTGGTGATCCTGGGCAAGCAGGCCATCGATGACGATTGCAACCAGACCGGCCAGATGCTGGCCGCGCTGACCGGCATGCCCCAGGGCACCTTCGCCTCCAAGGTGGAAGTGGCCGACGGCAAGGTGGCCGTGACCCGCGAGGTGGACGGCGGCCTGGAAACGGTGAGCCTGACGCTGCCGGCCGTGGTGACCAGCGACCTGCGCCTGAACGAGCCGCGTTATGTCACGCTGCCCAACATCATGAAGGCCAAGAAGAAGCAGCTCGACGTGGTCAAGCCCGCCGATCTGGGTGTGGACGTGGCGCCGCGCATCAAGACCCTCAAGGTCGAAGAGCCGCCCAAGCGCAGCGCCGGCATCAAGGTGCCTGACGTGGCGACCCTGGTGAACAAGTTGAAGAATGAAGCGAAGGTGATCTGA
- the murI gene encoding glutamate racemase produces MSKTNTPFIGVFDSGLGGLTVLKAVHAALPGVALRYVADSGYAPYGGRGADYIIDRSLAVAGHLLSLGAQMLVVACNTATVHAVEALRARWPQMPIVAIEPGIKPAVAATTNGRVGVLATVATLASGRYQALLQSHAGEVLVFSQPCPGLVDQIETGQLERPELLALIERYCAPLREARVDTVLLGCTHYPFVQPAIQAALGPQVRLLNIEVAVAKQVKRLWDGAGLPSGSAEPDIALSTTGELAPLQRLGRLALGGDFPAQRASI; encoded by the coding sequence ATGAGCAAAACCAACACGCCCTTCATCGGCGTCTTTGATTCGGGCCTCGGTGGCCTCACCGTGCTGAAGGCCGTGCATGCCGCCCTGCCGGGTGTGGCGCTGCGCTATGTGGCCGACTCGGGCTACGCACCCTATGGCGGGCGCGGCGCCGACTACATCATCGACCGCAGCTTGGCAGTAGCCGGGCACTTGCTGAGCCTGGGCGCGCAGATGCTGGTGGTGGCGTGCAACACCGCCACCGTACACGCCGTGGAGGCCCTGCGCGCGCGCTGGCCGCAGATGCCCATCGTCGCTATCGAGCCCGGCATCAAACCCGCCGTTGCGGCCACGACCAACGGCCGGGTGGGCGTGCTGGCCACGGTCGCAACCCTGGCCAGCGGCCGCTACCAGGCCTTGCTGCAGAGCCATGCCGGCGAGGTGCTGGTGTTCAGCCAGCCCTGCCCCGGGCTTGTCGACCAGATCGAGACGGGACAACTGGAGCGCCCAGAACTGCTCGCCCTGATCGAACGCTATTGCGCACCGCTGCGCGAGGCCCGGGTGGACACGGTCTTGCTGGGCTGCACGCACTATCCCTTTGTGCAGCCCGCGATCCAGGCCGCGCTGGGGCCGCAGGTCAGACTGCTGAACATCGAAGTGGCCGTGGCCAAGCAGGTCAAGCGTCTGTGGGACGGCGCCGGCCTGCCCAGCGGCAGCGCCGAACCTGACATCGCGCTCAGCACCACCGGCGAGCTCGCGCCCTTGCAGCGCCTCGGGCGTCTGGCCCTCGGTGGAGACTTCCCGGCGCAACGCGCGAGCATCTGA